The proteins below are encoded in one region of Segatella copri:
- the hemW gene encoding radical SAM family heme chaperone HemW: MAGLYIHIPFCESRCIYCGFYSTTSLKLRDDYTDALCREMQMRPEKAALGSNETIETIYLGGGTPSQLNGSQLNQIFSAIRKNYTLAENMEITMECNPDDVTGDFCETLKQLPINRISMGAQTFSNERLHFLHRRHNAREVEEAVDRLHNIGIRNISIDLMFGFPEESLSQWMSDIRHAIQLDVEHISAYSLMYEEGTPLYHMLKQGKISEIDEETSRKMYETLIDQLTGAGYEHYEISNFARPGFRSRHNSSYWHEVPYIGIGAAAHSYNRKQRSWNIENIQTYIRSIGDGILPSESEQLDISTRYNDLITTALRTSDGINLMKMEQEFGKELADRLFQEAQSHISRGLMKIKNGRLSLTREGLYISDDVMSDFMII, translated from the coding sequence ATGGCAGGACTATACATACATATCCCCTTTTGTGAAAGCCGGTGCATCTACTGCGGTTTTTACAGTACCACCTCCCTCAAGTTAAGGGATGATTACACTGATGCTCTCTGCCGGGAGATGCAGATGCGCCCGGAAAAAGCCGCTCTCGGAAGCAATGAAACTATCGAAACCATTTATCTGGGCGGTGGAACCCCGAGTCAGCTCAACGGCTCCCAACTCAACCAGATTTTCTCTGCTATCAGAAAAAACTATACGCTGGCAGAGAATATGGAGATCACGATGGAATGCAATCCGGACGATGTAACCGGTGATTTCTGTGAGACGCTGAAGCAACTCCCCATCAACCGCATCAGCATGGGGGCGCAGACCTTCAGCAATGAGCGCTTACACTTTCTGCATCGCCGTCATAACGCCAGAGAGGTAGAAGAAGCCGTCGACCGGCTCCACAACATCGGCATCCGCAATATCAGTATCGACCTGATGTTCGGATTCCCCGAAGAATCTCTTTCCCAATGGATGAGCGATATCAGGCACGCCATACAGCTGGATGTGGAACACATATCTGCCTACAGTCTGATGTACGAAGAGGGAACTCCCCTCTACCATATGCTGAAACAGGGAAAGATTAGCGAAATAGATGAAGAAACCAGTCGCAAGATGTATGAAACCCTGATAGACCAGCTTACTGGAGCAGGCTACGAACATTATGAAATCAGCAATTTTGCCCGTCCGGGGTTCCGTTCACGCCACAACAGCAGTTACTGGCACGAGGTACCATATATCGGAATAGGAGCAGCCGCCCACTCCTACAATAGGAAGCAGCGCAGCTGGAATATCGAAAATATCCAGACTTATATTCGAAGCATCGGCGATGGCATTCTGCCTTCTGAGAGTGAACAGCTAGATATTTCCACCCGATACAATGATCTGATAACAACCGCCTTGCGAACAAGCGACGGAATAAATCTCATGAAGATGGAGCAGGAATTCGGAAAAGAACTGGCAGACAGACTGTTCCAGGAAGCCCAGTCGCATATCAGCCGGGGGCTGATGAAAATAAAGAACGGCAGGCTCTCCCTCACTCGGGAAGGTCTTTACATATCGGATGATGTGATGAGTGATTTCATGATTATATAA
- a CDS encoding citrate/2-methylcitrate synthase, which translates to MNKEYLIYKLSDEVKNSCKIDKDAFKKFNVKRGLRNEDGSGVLVGLTNIGNVVGYERDAEGKLTPTEGKLYYRGYELDDLVTPLLKEKRFGFEEVAFLLLSGQLPDKEELDAFRELLNDNMPLDHRTITHIIELEGSNIMNILARCVLEMYTFDPNPDDISRDNLMRQSIELIAKFPTIIAYAYNIYRHSVQGRSLHIRHPRENLSIAENFLYMMKHENYSELDARMLDLLLIIQAEHGGGNNSTFTVRVTSSTRTDTYSSIAAGIGSLKGPLHGGANIKVINMFHHLKEAIKDWGNVTELDTYLKRMLNKEAYDKTGLIYGIGHAVYTLSDPRAVELKRLAGELAKEKGREDEYNFLKLIEQEGIKCLQEHRGGSKPACANLDFYSGFIYEMIGLPQEIYTPIFAMARIVGWTAHRIEELNFEGRRIIRPAYKNILGELEYKPLNER; encoded by the coding sequence ATGAATAAAGAATATTTAATATATAAATTAAGCGATGAGGTAAAAAACTCATGCAAGATTGATAAGGATGCATTCAAGAAGTTCAATGTGAAGCGTGGACTTCGTAATGAGGATGGCTCTGGTGTGTTGGTCGGACTGACCAATATCGGTAATGTAGTGGGTTATGAGCGCGATGCAGAAGGTAAGTTGACTCCTACAGAAGGTAAACTTTATTATCGTGGTTATGAACTTGATGATCTGGTAACTCCTCTCTTGAAGGAGAAGCGTTTCGGATTCGAGGAAGTAGCCTTCCTGCTACTCTCGGGTCAGTTGCCTGATAAGGAGGAATTGGATGCTTTCAGAGAACTTCTGAACGATAATATGCCGCTTGATCATCGTACGATTACCCATATCATCGAGCTGGAAGGCAGCAACATCATGAACATCCTGGCCCGTTGTGTGCTCGAAATGTACACCTTCGATCCGAATCCGGATGACATCAGCCGTGACAATCTGATGCGCCAGAGTATTGAGTTGATTGCCAAGTTCCCAACTATCATTGCTTATGCATACAACATCTACCGTCACTCTGTTCAGGGTAGAAGTCTACATATTCGTCATCCTCGTGAGAATCTCTCTATTGCAGAGAACTTTCTTTATATGATGAAGCATGAAAACTATTCCGAACTGGATGCCCGTATGCTCGACCTTCTCCTGATTATCCAGGCAGAACATGGTGGTGGTAACAACTCAACCTTTACAGTACGTGTAACATCTTCTACCCGTACAGATACTTACAGTTCTATTGCTGCTGGTATCGGTAGTTTGAAGGGTCCTTTGCATGGTGGTGCCAATATCAAGGTTATCAATATGTTCCACCACTTGAAAGAAGCTATCAAGGATTGGGGTAATGTAACTGAACTTGATACTTACCTTAAGCGAATGCTCAACAAGGAGGCTTATGACAAGACAGGTCTCATTTATGGTATCGGTCATGCGGTCTATACTTTGAGTGACCCACGTGCCGTTGAACTGAAGCGCCTGGCAGGTGAACTTGCCAAGGAAAAGGGGAGAGAAGACGAGTATAATTTCCTGAAGCTGATAGAGCAGGAAGGTATCAAATGTCTGCAGGAACACCGTGGAGGCAGCAAGCCAGCGTGTGCAAATCTTGATTTCTACAGTGGCTTTATCTATGAAATGATTGGTTTGCCACAGGAAATCTATACACCTATTTTCGCCATGGCACGTATCGTGGGTTGGACAGCCCATCGTATTGAAGAACTCAATTTCGAAGGCCGTCGTATTATCCGTCCTGCATATAAGAATATTCTTGGCGAACTGGAGTATAAGCCACTTAATGAGAGATAA
- a CDS encoding aconitate hydratase produces MILDIEMLRSFYASYSESVAQAKATVKRPLTYAEKVLFAHLFDPTQLRPYKRGIEYVDFRPNRVAMQDATAQMALLQFMNAGKDKVVVPASVHCDHLIRADVGATQDLPEACKTNKEVYDFLKSVSQKYHIGFWGPGAGIIHQVVLENYAFPGGMMVGTDSHTPNAGGLGMVAVGVGGADAVDVLTGQPWELKMPRLIGVHLTGKLSGWATPKDVILEILGILTVKGGTNAILEYFGEGLDSISTTGKATICNMGAELGATCSIFPFDQNASEYLRKTGREEIASLAQMNAAELRADDEVLADPSAFYDQIVEIDLSKVEPHLNGPFTPDAATPISHMKAKGPANDYPMVVEVGLVGSCTNSSYQDLARAASIARQAYEKGIEVKGQLIINPGSEQIRYTAERDGILDDFKKIGALIMTNACGPCIGQWKRHTDDNSRKNAIVTSFNRNFRRRADGNPNTFAFIGSPELTVALTIAGRLDFNPATDTLLDKDGNSVMLDAPTGFTFPPKGFAVEDKGFIAPSEENANVEVVIAPDSNRLQKLAPFAPWDGKDLTDMPLLIKTEGKCTTDHISMAGPWLKFRGHLQNISDNLLMGAVNAFNGESNKVKNQLDGAYVEVSTAAKAYKAKGISSIVVAEDNYGEGSSREHAAMEPRFLNVKVILAKSFARIHETNLKKQGMLALTFCNKDDYNKVQEDDRISLTGLKEFAPGSKLTVTLKHKDGSEDSFEVEHTYNDTQIAWFKAGSALNFAAKK; encoded by the coding sequence ATGATATTGGACATTGAAATGCTGAGAAGCTTTTACGCTTCGTATTCGGAAAGTGTAGCCCAGGCTAAGGCTACGGTGAAACGACCTCTTACTTATGCCGAGAAGGTGCTCTTTGCGCATCTTTTCGACCCTACACAGTTGCGACCATATAAAAGAGGTATAGAATATGTTGACTTCCGTCCTAATCGCGTGGCGATGCAGGATGCGACTGCGCAAATGGCACTCTTGCAGTTCATGAATGCGGGTAAGGACAAGGTGGTCGTACCTGCTTCCGTACATTGTGATCACTTGATCCGTGCCGATGTGGGTGCTACGCAAGACCTTCCTGAGGCATGTAAGACTAATAAAGAGGTATATGACTTCCTGAAGTCTGTTTCTCAGAAATATCATATCGGATTCTGGGGACCTGGTGCCGGAATCATCCATCAGGTAGTGCTCGAAAACTATGCATTCCCTGGAGGTATGATGGTGGGTACCGATTCTCATACTCCTAATGCTGGTGGTCTCGGCATGGTGGCCGTAGGTGTAGGTGGTGCTGATGCCGTAGATGTGTTGACCGGTCAGCCTTGGGAACTCAAGATGCCACGTCTCATTGGTGTGCATCTTACAGGCAAACTCTCTGGCTGGGCCACTCCTAAGGATGTGATTCTCGAAATCCTCGGCATCCTTACCGTAAAGGGCGGAACCAATGCCATCCTCGAATACTTCGGCGAGGGATTGGACAGCATCTCTACCACCGGCAAGGCTACCATCTGTAACATGGGAGCCGAATTGGGTGCCACATGCTCTATCTTCCCATTCGACCAGAATGCCAGCGAGTATCTCCGCAAGACAGGCCGTGAAGAAATTGCATCTCTCGCACAGATGAATGCAGCCGAACTCCGTGCTGATGATGAGGTGTTGGCAGATCCGTCTGCTTTCTACGACCAGATTGTTGAAATCGACCTTTCTAAGGTTGAACCTCATCTTAACGGTCCGTTCACTCCAGATGCAGCTACACCAATCTCTCACATGAAGGCAAAAGGTCCTGCCAACGATTATCCGATGGTAGTAGAAGTAGGATTGGTAGGTAGCTGTACCAACTCTTCTTATCAGGACTTGGCCCGTGCTGCCAGCATTGCCCGTCAGGCTTATGAGAAAGGTATTGAGGTGAAGGGACAGCTTATCATCAACCCGGGTTCAGAGCAGATTCGCTATACAGCTGAGCGTGATGGTATCCTCGATGATTTCAAGAAGATTGGAGCCCTCATCATGACCAATGCCTGCGGTCCTTGCATCGGACAGTGGAAGCGTCATACCGATGATAATTCGCGCAAGAATGCCATCGTTACCTCTTTCAACCGAAACTTTCGCCGCCGTGCTGATGGTAACCCTAATACGTTTGCCTTCATCGGCAGTCCAGAGCTCACCGTGGCTCTCACCATTGCGGGCCGTCTCGACTTCAATCCGGCTACTGATACCTTGCTGGATAAGGATGGCAACAGCGTGATGCTCGATGCGCCTACAGGTTTCACCTTCCCACCTAAGGGGTTTGCCGTAGAGGATAAGGGATTCATTGCTCCAAGCGAAGAAAATGCCAATGTAGAGGTAGTTATTGCGCCTGACAGCAACCGACTCCAGAAACTTGCTCCGTTTGCTCCATGGGATGGAAAAGACCTGACAGATATGCCGCTTCTTATCAAAACCGAGGGCAAATGTACCACCGACCACATCTCTATGGCGGGTCCTTGGCTGAAGTTCCGTGGACATTTGCAGAACATCTCCGACAACCTTTTAATGGGTGCCGTTAATGCCTTTAACGGTGAGAGTAATAAGGTGAAGAACCAGTTGGATGGTGCTTATGTCGAGGTTTCTACCGCTGCCAAGGCTTACAAGGCAAAAGGCATCAGCAGCATCGTGGTGGCAGAGGATAACTATGGTGAAGGTTCTTCCCGTGAGCATGCAGCTATGGAGCCTCGTTTCCTCAACGTGAAGGTGATTCTCGCCAAGAGTTTCGCCCGCATCCACGAAACCAACCTGAAGAAGCAGGGTATGCTTGCCCTCACATTCTGCAACAAGGATGATTATAATAAGGTGCAGGAGGATGACCGCATCTCTTTGACAGGTTTGAAGGAGTTTGCTCCAGGTTCTAAACTCACCGTCACCCTGAAGCACAAGGATGGTTCTGAGGATAGTTTCGAGGTTGAGCATACTTATAATGATACACAGATTGCATGGTTTAAGGCTGGTTCTGCATTGAATTTTGCAGCAAAGAAATAA